In Brachyspira hampsonii, the following are encoded in one genomic region:
- a CDS encoding demethoxyubiquinone hydroxylase family protein, protein MPSFANPFNANVNRKVTKEELIQAVRLDIAGELEAIYLYDAHVMATDDPVAKAVLADIRDEEKAHVGELMALLRHLDPKEAEHFESGQLEVKEMMEELGIKEPNLSGLTVGSLKKD, encoded by the coding sequence ATGCCTAGTTTTGCAAATCCGTTTAATGCAAATGTGAATAGAAAAGTAACTAAAGAAGAATTAATACAAGCAGTAAGACTTGATATTGCCGGAGAATTGGAAGCTATATATTTGTATGATGCTCATGTTATGGCTACAGATGACCCTGTTGCAAAGGCAGTATTAGCCGACATAAGAGATGAAGAAAAAGCACATGTAGGAGAGCTTATGGCTTTGCTTAGACATTTAGATCCTAAAGAAGCAGAACATTTTGAATCCGGTCAATTAGAGGTTAAAGAGATGATGGAAGAGCTTGGAATAAAAGAGCCTAATTTATCCGGGCTTACAGTTGGAAGTTTGAAAAAAGACTGA
- a CDS encoding family 1 encapsulin nanocompartment shell protein, with translation MDYLARESSPFEENFWQNIDKVVVETASRTLIGRRFLSIYGPLGAGAISVQYDKSDREEVFEDGFVKTSGRKSVELPQIYQDFTLLWRDLENNISNKLPLDLSIVSQAAQTLANKEDNLIFNGNDFLELKGILNAEGVQKLKISDWGQGENPYTDIVKAINMIREKGIVGRFVLCLSQSLYFDLQRIQQGTGMTEAQRISSMIGNLYNVPVIKGKKAALICSEPQYMDLAVGIDMSTAYLEQKDLNHSFRIMETIIPRIKDSNAIVVLE, from the coding sequence ATGGATTATTTAGCTAGAGAAAGTTCGCCTTTTGAAGAAAATTTTTGGCAGAATATAGATAAAGTTGTTGTTGAAACAGCAAGCAGAACACTTATAGGAAGAAGATTTTTGTCTATTTACGGACCTCTTGGTGCAGGTGCTATAAGTGTTCAGTATGATAAAAGCGATAGAGAAGAAGTTTTTGAAGATGGTTTTGTAAAGACTTCAGGAAGAAAATCTGTTGAGCTTCCTCAGATTTATCAGGATTTTACTTTATTATGGAGAGATTTGGAAAATAATATTTCAAATAAACTTCCTTTAGATTTATCTATTGTATCTCAGGCAGCTCAGACACTTGCTAACAAAGAAGATAATTTAATATTCAATGGAAATGATTTTCTTGAATTAAAAGGAATACTCAATGCTGAAGGAGTACAAAAATTAAAAATCTCTGATTGGGGACAGGGTGAGAACCCTTATACAGATATAGTAAAAGCTATAAATATGATTAGAGAAAAAGGCATTGTAGGAAGATTTGTATTATGTTTAAGCCAATCATTATATTTTGATTTGCAAAGAATACAGCAAGGTACAGGAATGACAGAGGCACAGAGAATATCCAGCATGATTGGAAATCTTTATAATGTACCTGTTATTAAAGGAAAGAAAGCAGCATTGATTTGTTCAGAGCCTCAGTATATGGATTTAGCTGTTGGAATAGATATGTCTACTGCATATTTAGAACAGAAAGATTTAAATCATAGTTTTAGAATAATGGAAACTATTATACCTAGAATTAAAGACTCTAATGCAATAGTTGTTTTAGAATAG
- a CDS encoding tetratricopeptide repeat protein — translation MGSIDIRYIKELLQKKEYEEVIHICGENLIHRYNKKNIELYLYRAIAYLNLKLYSKFIIDSSKVLDFEGSDLIIFNSKGIISFYLKSYSESISYLDKAIQLDKYCSEAYYYRGLSKFYIMSNYINSIRDFLYLDFLHFYHDILDDLKMAKKLGYEYTNIDNYLYLLDSYLELRNNNIKIHKSIFDEIFYYDVYNNIRFIDYYNKYVNEMTSNFNVDLLLNKYLINDNKYKNEIYKNKTDDPHIARLKIMYDGEMFDNHQMNASDLSLIVSSVEKIFLKINEIVNKNFVKVDVKVDANFIKGSFGIEFVIIIELVKEAFLILNSYGVTAILNANGLTEMFYKIAHFFIKCKNNKKLEIKIKKDNIEEIEYNPISGISSKKMVNSMTLEMNIDEFSEDMKDMILIIMKDKVSNMTIETNDDKETITKEDIDKNNFDDSNNDEKN, via the coding sequence ATGGGCAGTATAGATATAAGATACATAAAAGAATTATTACAAAAAAAAGAATATGAAGAAGTAATACATATATGTGGTGAAAATTTAATACATCGTTATAATAAGAAGAATATAGAATTATACTTATACAGAGCAATAGCATATTTGAATCTTAAATTATATTCAAAATTTATTATAGATTCTAGTAAAGTACTAGATTTTGAAGGTTCTGATTTAATAATTTTTAATTCTAAAGGAATAATTAGTTTTTATTTGAAATCATATAGTGAAAGTATATCATATTTGGATAAGGCAATTCAATTAGATAAATATTGTTCTGAAGCCTATTATTATAGAGGATTATCAAAATTCTATATTATGTCAAACTATATTAATAGTATAAGAGATTTTCTTTATTTAGATTTTCTCCATTTTTATCATGATATTCTAGATGATTTAAAAATGGCCAAAAAACTTGGATATGAATATACTAATATAGATAATTATCTTTATTTATTAGATTCTTATTTAGAATTACGTAACAATAATATAAAAATCCATAAATCAATTTTTGATGAAATATTTTATTACGATGTTTATAATAATATTAGATTTATAGATTATTATAATAAATATGTTAATGAAATGACTTCAAATTTTAATGTTGACTTATTATTAAATAAATATTTAATAAATGATAATAAATATAAAAATGAAATATATAAAAATAAGACTGATGATCCTCATATAGCTAGATTAAAAATTATGTATGATGGTGAAATGTTTGATAATCACCAGATGAATGCTTCTGATTTATCATTAATTGTAAGCTCTGTAGAAAAAATATTTTTAAAAATTAATGAAATTGTTAATAAAAATTTTGTAAAAGTAGATGTAAAAGTAGATGCTAATTTTATAAAAGGAAGCTTTGGAATAGAGTTTGTTATAATTATTGAATTAGTAAAAGAGGCATTTTTAATTCTTAATAGCTATGGAGTTACCGCCATATTAAATGCCAATGGTTTAACTGAAATGTTTTATAAAATAGCTCATTTCTTTATAAAATGTAAAAATAATAAAAAATTAGAAATTAAAATAAAAAAAGATAATATTGAAGAAATCGAATATAATCCTATTTCAGGAATATCATCAAAAAAAATGGTTAATTCAATGACATTAGAAATGAATATTGATGAGTTTTCTGAGGATATGAAAGATATGATTTTAATTATTATGAAAGATAAAGTTTCTAATATGACTATTGAAACCAATGATGATAAAGAAACTATTACTAAAGAAGATATAGATAAAAATAATTTTGATGATTCTAATAATGATGAAAAAAATTAA
- a CDS encoding DUF2157 domain-containing protein, translating into MGSKKRFLLKELKKWNKDNLITNEQFEVLSKMYRDDYIDWQPIIKAIMITGIIMVAIGFIAFISFYIFSLYFIAFLFALLFLLGFIIDEILKRKDIYLPKTSSAIIAISSIFLSAFIFTLSYIITHNKDNFILLSLISIMLFFIIAYIKKNYAVLSIAIIGLITWYGFEGFDISGIDLTLNNYIRFIITSILMFLIGITDINKKISDGYSNFSIIYYTVGILYLNIILAIMSIFGNNAEPIIFEYGSSELLIYSLLFLFIDIIIFVIGYKLKNSLIVGYSIFFVILNLYIRYFEYFYLKMNTWIFFIILGLSTILIGVIIERIIKYK; encoded by the coding sequence ATGGGAAGCAAAAAGAGATTTTTACTTAAAGAGTTAAAAAAGTGGAATAAAGATAATCTCATAACTAATGAACAGTTTGAAGTATTATCTAAAATGTATAGAGATGATTATATAGATTGGCAGCCCATTATAAAAGCTATAATGATAACAGGTATTATAATGGTAGCTATTGGATTTATTGCTTTTATAAGTTTCTATATTTTTTCTCTTTATTTTATAGCATTTTTATTCGCTTTGCTTTTTTTATTAGGATTTATAATTGATGAAATACTTAAAAGAAAAGATATTTACTTACCTAAAACTTCTTCTGCAATAATAGCCATTTCTTCTATATTTTTATCAGCATTTATTTTTACTTTATCATATATTATAACTCATAATAAAGATAATTTTATTTTATTGTCTCTTATAAGCATAATGTTATTTTTTATAATAGCATATATAAAGAAAAACTATGCTGTATTATCTATTGCTATAATAGGTTTAATAACTTGGTATGGTTTTGAAGGTTTCGATATATCTGGAATTGATTTAACACTTAATAATTACATAAGATTTATTATAACAAGCATATTAATGTTTTTAATAGGAATAACTGATATCAATAAAAAAATTTCAGATGGATATTCTAATTTTTCAATCATATATTACACGGTTGGAATATTATATTTAAATATAATACTTGCAATAATGTCAATATTTGGAAATAATGCAGAGCCTATAATATTTGAATACGGTTCATCTGAATTGTTAATATATAGTTTATTATTTTTATTTATAGATATAATTATTTTTGTAATAGGCTATAAATTAAAAAATTCTTTAATAGTAGGGTATTCAATATTTTTTGTTATTCTTAATCTTTATATAAGATATTTTGAATATTTCTATTTGAAAATGAATACTTGGATATTTTTTATAATATTGGGTTTATCAACCATATTAATAGGTGTAATAATAGAGAGAATAATAAAATATAAATAG
- a CDS encoding PepSY-like domain-containing protein — protein MTKKLFALLITLTIISTSSAFADWVVPASSLPQNARSFIQQIYPNTQIWKVERDDGKFEVKLSNGAKIDFLYNGDWHSIDGEYNAVPFSALPVNIASTIRNTYPQAAVIDIEKEWGNYKVKLNNFMELFISANGELIGQKFDD, from the coding sequence ATGACTAAAAAATTATTCGCTTTATTAATAACTTTAACTATAATTTCTACTTCAAGTGCTTTTGCTGATTGGGTAGTACCAGCTTCTTCGCTTCCTCAAAATGCTAGAAGTTTCATACAGCAAATTTATCCGAATACACAAATATGGAAAGTAGAGAGAGATGACGGAAAATTTGAGGTAAAATTATCTAATGGAGCTAAAATAGATTTCTTATACAATGGTGATTGGCATAGCATAGATGGTGAGTATAATGCTGTACCATTCTCTGCTTTACCTGTTAATATAGCTAGCACTATAAGAAATACTTATCCTCAGGCTGCTGTAATAGATATAGAAAAAGAATGGGGTAATTATAAAGTTAAATTAAATAACTTTATGGAATTATTCATCTCTGCTAATGGAGAGTTAATCGGACAAAAATTTGATGATTAA
- a CDS encoding ATP-dependent helicase produces MALMLNEEQRQAVEHIDGPLLALAGAGSGKTRVITERIAYLIKHGVLPSQILAVTFTNKAAAEMRERITKLLKEKPKQLVVSTFHSFCVRVLKGDIEKLGYKNNFSIYSSSDSRTLIRNILREIKVNTLNYDEGLFAWYIDRYKNNLIKPYEVEPHDDLEKIAKRVYEVYQSYLKGYNAVDFNDLINLTIDLYIEFPEVLEKYQERFRYIMVDEYQDTNFAQYKLTTLLASKYRNIAVVGDDDQSIYAFRGADVSNILSFENEYPDAKIVTLTKNYRSTKAILEAAHSVISNNTQRKDKKVVAEGEEGIPPTIMPCEDEREEAQFVADSIINYSISKRLNYEDFAVLFRMNSQSRLFEEAFRLRGLPYTVVGAFQFYERKEIKDILAYLNLFVNPEDEVSLLRVINIPKRGIGAVAINNLNEASIKNGVSLYETLLNYESMEEISPKAKAGIKDFLEVIEHYHNLFTVDKNDLERPKLYENINKFLDIIAYHNEILNSSDTKEQGAKKIENVESLMNGILEYEKSNKNATLKNYLDRILLMSIEEQNDEEDKKKGIMLMSIHAAKGLEFPYVYICGMEDGIMPHQKSLDENGLEEERRLCYVAMTRAKKHLTLTYCRSRTKMGRKVECTPSVFLEEMSENLPEEMAMNEEEFFSNLKASLRPENK; encoded by the coding sequence ATGGCATTAATGTTAAATGAAGAACAAAGACAAGCAGTAGAACATATTGACGGACCTTTGCTTGCATTGGCTGGAGCAGGATCCGGAAAGACTAGAGTTATTACAGAGAGAATCGCATATTTAATAAAGCATGGAGTTCTTCCTAGTCAGATACTCGCTGTTACTTTTACCAATAAAGCTGCAGCTGAAATGCGTGAGCGTATAACAAAATTACTAAAAGAAAAGCCGAAGCAATTAGTAGTAAGTACATTCCATTCTTTTTGTGTTAGAGTGCTGAAAGGAGATATTGAAAAGTTAGGATACAAAAATAATTTTAGCATTTATTCTTCATCTGACAGCCGTACTTTGATAAGAAATATTTTAAGAGAAATAAAAGTTAATACTCTCAATTATGATGAGGGATTATTCGCTTGGTATATAGACAGATATAAAAATAATTTGATAAAGCCTTATGAAGTGGAGCCTCATGATGATTTGGAAAAAATTGCTAAGAGAGTTTATGAAGTTTATCAAAGCTATTTAAAAGGATATAATGCCGTTGATTTTAATGATCTTATTAATCTGACAATAGATTTATATATAGAGTTTCCGGAGGTTCTTGAAAAATATCAGGAAAGATTCAGATATATAATGGTAGATGAATATCAGGATACTAATTTTGCACAATACAAACTTACAACTTTGCTTGCATCAAAATACAGAAATATTGCCGTTGTAGGAGATGATGATCAAAGTATATATGCATTCAGAGGTGCTGATGTATCTAATATATTATCATTTGAAAATGAGTATCCGGATGCAAAAATAGTAACGCTTACAAAAAATTACAGAAGTACAAAAGCAATACTTGAGGCAGCACATTCAGTAATAAGCAATAATACTCAAAGAAAAGATAAAAAAGTAGTTGCTGAAGGTGAGGAAGGAATACCTCCTACTATAATGCCATGCGAAGATGAGCGGGAGGAAGCTCAATTTGTTGCGGATTCTATAATAAATTATTCTATAAGCAAAAGATTAAATTATGAAGATTTTGCTGTACTTTTTAGAATGAATTCTCAGTCAAGACTTTTTGAAGAGGCTTTCAGACTTAGAGGTTTGCCTTATACTGTTGTGGGTGCTTTTCAATTTTATGAAAGAAAGGAGATTAAAGATATACTTGCTTATCTTAATTTATTTGTTAATCCTGAAGATGAGGTATCTTTGCTTAGGGTTATAAATATACCTAAAAGAGGAATAGGGGCGGTTGCTATAAATAATCTTAATGAAGCTAGTATAAAAAATGGAGTTTCACTATATGAGACATTGCTCAATTATGAGAGTATGGAAGAAATTTCTCCTAAGGCTAAAGCAGGAATAAAAGATTTTCTTGAAGTTATAGAGCATTATCATAATTTATTTACTGTTGATAAAAATGATTTAGAGCGTCCTAAACTATATGAGAACATAAATAAATTTTTAGATATTATTGCTTATCATAATGAGATTTTAAATTCAAGCGATACAAAAGAGCAGGGTGCTAAGAAAATTGAGAATGTAGAATCTCTTATGAATGGGATACTTGAATATGAAAAGTCTAATAAAAATGCTACTTTAAAAAATTATTTAGATAGAATTTTACTTATGAGCATAGAAGAGCAAAATGATGAAGAGGATAAAAAGAAAGGCATTATGCTTATGAGTATACATGCTGCTAAAGGACTTGAGTTTCCTTATGTTTATATATGCGGAATGGAAGACGGTATTATGCCTCATCAGAAAAGTTTAGATGAAAATGGATTGGAAGAGGAGAGAAGACTTTGTTATGTTGCTATGACTAGGGCTAAAAAGCATTTAACTCTTACATATTGCAGAAGCAGAACCAAGATGGGAAGAAAGGTTGAATGTACGCCTTCTGTATTTTTAGAAGAAATGAGCGAGAATTTGCCTGAAGAAATGGCTATGAATGAAGAGGAGTTTTTCTCTAATTTAAAGGCTTCTTTAAGACCTGAAAACAAATAG
- the ispG gene encoding flavodoxin-dependent (E)-4-hydroxy-3-methylbut-2-enyl-diphosphate synthase, translated as MNIENINDIRKKVKTVKIGNVLIGGNNPISIQSMTNTDTRNIKDTVEQIKSLEDAGVDIVRLAVLDMDAAKAIKEIKNQTKVPLIADIHFDYRLALESMKSGIDSLRLNPGNIKDKEKVKEVIKEAKERNLTIRVGVNGGSLDRSVYKEVTPENMVKSAAEHIKLMEDLDFTNIKVSLKSSDIKTTIEANTLFREKFDYPIHLGVTEAGTLRSSLIKSTSALSYLIMQGIGDTIRYSITGDPVEEVMAGRMLLKFLGIRNEPSIEIISCPTCGRCQVNVEEVASFIEKHVQNIKKNITIAIMGCVVNGPGEARHADFGVAGTGDGNFIFFEKENEPIKVAKDNIINFLTKKIEEF; from the coding sequence ATGAATATAGAAAATATTAATGATATAAGAAAAAAAGTAAAAACTGTAAAAATTGGAAATGTTTTAATAGGCGGAAACAATCCCATTAGCATACAGTCTATGACAAATACAGATACTAGAAATATAAAAGATACTGTTGAGCAGATAAAATCTCTTGAAGATGCAGGAGTTGATATAGTAAGGCTTGCCGTTTTGGATATGGATGCTGCAAAAGCTATCAAAGAAATAAAAAATCAAACCAAAGTACCTTTAATTGCTGATATACATTTTGATTATAGATTGGCATTAGAAAGTATGAAAAGCGGTATTGATTCTTTAAGACTTAATCCGGGTAATATAAAAGATAAAGAAAAAGTAAAAGAAGTTATAAAAGAAGCTAAAGAAAGAAATCTTACAATAAGGGTTGGAGTAAATGGCGGAAGTTTGGACAGAAGCGTATATAAAGAAGTAACTCCTGAAAACATGGTGAAAAGTGCTGCTGAACATATAAAACTTATGGAAGATTTAGATTTCACAAATATAAAAGTATCTTTAAAATCTTCAGATATAAAAACTACAATAGAAGCTAATACTTTATTTAGAGAAAAATTCGATTATCCTATACATTTAGGCGTAACAGAGGCAGGTACTTTAAGGAGTTCACTCATAAAAAGTACGAGTGCTTTATCATATTTAATAATGCAGGGTATTGGCGATACTATAAGATACTCCATAACAGGAGATCCTGTAGAAGAAGTAATGGCAGGAAGAATGCTACTTAAATTTTTAGGCATAAGAAATGAACCTTCTATAGAAATAATATCATGTCCTACCTGCGGAAGATGTCAAGTTAATGTTGAAGAGGTAGCCAGCTTTATAGAAAAACATGTTCAGAATATCAAAAAGAATATCACTATAGCTATTATGGGCTGCGTTGTAAATGGTCCGGGAGAAGCAAGGCATGCTGATTTTGGAGTGGCTGGAACAGGAGACGGCAATTTTATATTTTTTGAAAAGGAAAATGAACCTATAAAAGTAGCTAAAGATAATATTATAAATTTCCTTACAAAAAAAATAGAAGAGTTCTAA
- a CDS encoding tetratricopeptide repeat protein has translation MNKKIKDIIINIRESYKNNLYLLSEKLLSDIVKEDLKYYKLYVLFAYLMQLENDEDKLKISIEYFSKAIKSNKYYLLAYCYRYKTCKKLLEIYKSKNNEYTKELELLMKLDIEYLKNVSNNFIIKKHIKNFIKNPLSYYDKEKLILKTSSQIKNYIKYFNREKAKYDYIDIMENYNFFINKNNDDYKAYNLRGFLKYNLKIYDEALEDFNKSISINSIQAESYYNRAKLYYTLKNYEEALKGFRKAQKIFVRNQFDSPLDIIKCDHYIAWCNYNLERSEKIFLDIEVDDDINDFSEGYYNSGKLKFNKKNYEEALKIFSKVDKNNKNYTKVKYYKNVCEHKINNNININLIINTLRLSDIYKYENDFHVAGNLCNEALEYIEYLKEKNDFWYFYLKGIAVYELYDISFLDYKLKEEALYYLNKAKDNIEKESKYYQRIEEIIMGIIEYGI, from the coding sequence ATGAATAAAAAAATAAAAGATATCATAATCAACATAAGAGAATCATATAAAAATAATCTGTATTTATTATCCGAAAAATTATTATCTGATATAGTAAAAGAAGATTTAAAATACTATAAATTGTATGTTCTATTTGCCTATTTAATGCAGTTAGAAAACGATGAAGATAAATTAAAAATATCCATTGAATACTTTTCAAAGGCAATAAAATCAAATAAATATTATTTATTAGCATATTGCTATAGATATAAAACCTGCAAAAAATTATTAGAAATATATAAATCAAAAAATAATGAATATACAAAAGAATTAGAACTATTAATGAAGCTGGATATAGAATATTTAAAAAATGTATCTAATAATTTTATAATAAAAAAACATATAAAAAATTTCATTAAAAATCCGCTATCCTATTATGATAAAGAAAAACTTATATTAAAAACTTCCTCTCAAATAAAGAACTATATAAAGTATTTTAATAGAGAAAAAGCGAAATATGATTATATAGACATAATGGAAAATTATAACTTTTTTATTAATAAAAATAATGATGATTATAAAGCCTATAATCTAAGAGGATTTTTAAAATATAATCTTAAAATATATGATGAAGCATTGGAAGATTTCAATAAATCAATCAGTATTAATTCAATACAGGCTGAAAGTTATTATAACAGAGCAAAACTTTATTACACATTAAAAAATTATGAAGAAGCTTTAAAAGGTTTCAGAAAGGCACAGAAAATATTCGTAAGAAATCAATTTGATTCGCCTTTAGATATAATAAAATGCGATCATTACATAGCTTGGTGCAATTATAATTTAGAGAGATCTGAAAAAATATTTTTGGATATTGAAGTAGATGATGATATTAATGATTTTTCTGAAGGCTACTATAATAGCGGCAAATTAAAATTCAATAAAAAAAATTATGAAGAAGCTTTAAAAATATTTTCTAAAGTGGATAAAAACAATAAAAATTATACAAAAGTAAAATATTATAAAAATGTATGCGAACATAAAATTAATAATAATATTAATATTAATTTAATAATTAATACTTTGAGATTATCTGATATTTATAAATATGAAAATGATTTTCATGTTGCAGGAAATTTATGCAATGAAGCTTTAGAATATATTGAATATTTAAAAGAGAAAAATGATTTTTGGTATTTCTATCTTAAAGGAATTGCTGTATATGAATTATATGATATATCTTTTTTAGATTATAAATTAAAAGAAGAAGCATTGTATTATCTTAATAAAGCCAAAGATAATATTGAAAAAGAAAGCAAATATTACCAAAGAATAGAAGAAATAATAATGGGGATTATAGAATATGGTATTTGA